The following coding sequences lie in one Mercenaria mercenaria strain notata chromosome 5, MADL_Memer_1, whole genome shotgun sequence genomic window:
- the LOC123558279 gene encoding uncharacterized protein LOC123558279 has translation MDPKSATMIDMLGGYGGLKPRNERSFNLVYHFIQMCTYTPLRFFDWGTSNIFRLELYVYWFIVGRYPKFLEKRIEFRHSEKIAKKEKEIEHLKKEKEKLKKEKGTIEDEKQDALRRLSEVISVRLRDNNPNIVDLNDQCRPTKLAEMFSELYDNEWTSAFAVLEGPVGDKSAIKILLDTVMQAYEFCEEKVAVPWNIVTSWFLDMNLPGAQQTSKWLKDSRKTNIRNKVPEVANEFEKETLYRFQENKVAELIEVKHYRTKCIELCLLMVTTDPPVVPLYPGWSARLKNQEHSNISQSLAEKAVDNNDEEKEKDEQELLKDEAEPKKSLKEEGERFDKDLYKEYTVRGQYLDYIVWPALFLYQDGPILSKGIAQGSVNQSREPEKE, from the exons ATGGATCCCAAAAGCGCCACCATGATTGATATGCTTGGAGGTTATGGCGGGTTAAAGCCCAGAAATGAAAGAT CATTTAATCTGGTATACCACTTTATACAAATGTGTACTTATACACCGTTGAGGTTCTTTGACTGGGGCACCAGCAATATCTTTCGACTAGAGTTATACGTATATTG GTTCATAGTAGGCAGATATCCGAAGTTTTTAGAAAAACGTATAGAATTTAGACATTCTGAAAAAATAGctaaaaaggaaaaggaaattGAACATCTTAAAAAGGAAAAGGAGAAACTGAAAAAAGAGAAAGGTACTATTGAAGATGAGAAACAAGATGCACTGAGGAG ACTAAGTGAGGTAATTTCTGTGCGACTGCGAGACAACAATCCTAACATCGTGGACCTGAACGATCAATGTCGACCTACGAAACTTGCAGAGATGTTCAGTGAATTGTACGACAACGAATGGACAAGCGCCTTTGCTGTTCTAGAGGGACCAGTTGGTGACAAATCTGCTATTAAAATTCTTCTAGATACTGTTATG CAAGCTTATGAATTTTGCGAGGAAAAAGTAGCTGTGCCATGGAACATTGTTACTAGTTGGTTTCTTGACATG AACCTTCCTGGTGCTCAACAGACATCAAAATGGCTTAAAGACAGCCGTAAGACTAATATAAGAAACAAAGTTCCCGAAgttgcaaat GAATTCGAAAAGGAAACATTATACAGATTCCAAGAAAACAAAGTAGCAGAATTAATAGAGGTTAAACATTACAGAACAAAGTGCATTGAACTGTGTTTATTGATGGTAACCACTGACCCTCCAGTTGTTCCGTTATATCCTGGTTGGAGTGCTCGTCTAAAGAATCAAGAACATAGCAACATAAGTCAATCTTTGGCCGAAAAAGCAGTTGATAATAACGACGAAGAAAAAGAGAAAGACGAGCAAGAGTTGCTTAAAGACGAGGCTGAGCCAAAAAAAAGTTTGAAGGAAGAAGGAGAACGTTTCGATAAAGATTTATATAAGGAATACACTGTTCGAGGCCAATATCTTGATTATATCGTCTGGCCAGCATTGTTCCTTTACCAAGATGGACCCATACTTAGTAAAGGTATTGCACAAGGAAGTGTTAATCAAAGCAGGGAACCAGAAAAAGAATAA
- the LOC123556822 gene encoding uncharacterized protein LOC123556822 — MGKPGKRSKKGPEARISLGSLLLNYTKKVASVAIKIKNWILSNMFRLTLFIYRGTFGRYAEVKGLKNKIKELKECAVSERKTRKEEITHLESSFSLVEAENMALKERVQELIAEKKILEEDKRDALRRLSEQVSVKLRDNNPNIADLNDQFRPTKLAEMFSELYDNEWTSAYALLEGPLEEELAIVVLLGIVMEAYVFCEARVAEPWTVTTEWFLDMSVPGAQQTRKWLKDSLKATIRTKVHAVENEYELKIMAICKNDKLAELLLRKEMKLFRTKCIELCLLMVTTDPPVVLECPQWTSITQPNTSESTKDVPNKSVCGKSGEGKEDTMRPREITLTKTHDELTDIVENASSEAREKLLFDKDLFKEYTCRGKYLDYVVWPALFLHKDGALLSKGIAQGTEQYQEEEKEGWTWLTVGQTK; from the exons ATGGGAAAGCCAGGGAAAAGGTCAAAGAAAGGACCGGAAGCACGAATAAGCTTGG GGTCGCTACTACTGAACTACACGAAAAAAGTAGCGTCGGTGGCAATTAAGATCAAAAACTGGATCTTAAGCAATATGTTTCGATTAACATTGTTTATATATAG GGGAACATTCGGAAGATATGCAGAAGTGAAAGGGTTGAAGAACAAAATCAAAGAGTTGAAAGAATGCGCAGTTTCTGAGAGGAAAACAAGGAAAGAAGAGATAACACATTTAGAGTCGAGTTTTAGTTTAGTTGAAGCTGAAAATATGGCACTGAAAGAACGTGTACAGGAATTAATAGCAGAGAAAAAGATCTTAGAAGAAGATAAACGAGATGCGCTCAGAAG ATTAAGTGAACAGGTGTCTGTAAAATTGCGCGACAATAATCCGAACATAGCAGATCTAAATGATCAATTTCGTCCGACGAAACTGGCAGAGATGTTTAGTGAATTGTATGACAACGAATGGACTAGCGCTTATGCTTTACTCGAAGGACCATTAGAAGAAGAGCTTGCCATCGTTGTTCTCCTTGGCATCGTCATG GAAGCCTATGTATTTTGCGAAGCAAGAGTAGCCGAACCATGGACCGTAACAACCGAATGGTTTCTAGATATG AGTGTTCCCGGTGCCCAACAAACAAGGAAGTGGCTAAAGGACAGTCTTAAAGCTACCATCCGTACAAAAGTTCATGCtgtagaaaat GAATATGAACTTAAAATAATGGCGATATGTAAGAACGACAAACTAGCAGAGCTATTGTTGCGGAAGGAAATGAAACTGTTTAGGACCAAATGCATTGAGCTTTGCTTGCTGATGGTAACAACTGATCCGCCTGTTGTTCTTGAATGTCCTCAATGGACGTCTATAACTCAGCCAAATACCAGCGAGTCTACTAAAGATGTACCAAACAAGTCAGTATGTGGCAAATCTGGAGAAGGAAAGGAAGATACCATGCGACCACGTGAAATTACATTGACAAAAACTCATGACGAATTAACTGACATTGTTGAAAATGCATCTTCTGAGGCTAGAGAAAAGTTATTATTCGATAAAGACCTGTTTAAGGAATATACCTGTCGAGGTAAATATCTTGATTACGTAGTCTGGCCAGCCTTGTTCTTGCATAAGGATGGGGCGCTGCTTAGCAAAGGTATTGCACAGGGCACAGAACAGTACCAGGAGGAAGAAAAAGAAGGATGGACATGGCTGACAGTAGGACAAACGAAATAA